In Vicia villosa cultivar HV-30 ecotype Madison, WI unplaced genomic scaffold, Vvil1.0 ctg.004737F_1_1, whole genome shotgun sequence, the following proteins share a genomic window:
- the LOC131642266 gene encoding protein TRANSPARENT TESTA 9-like isoform X1 codes for MWFSFWRSKDRFSLDQLRYLADQLSKVQIVNEVNKDFVIEALRSIAELITYGDQHDPSFFEFFMENQVVGDFVRVLKLSRTISIPLQLLQTVSIMIQNLQSEHAICKLFVKWSSISAVAFALFSTLDLTMLMGLAFFFIVTFADYMLSNEHMNFLITYSFDFRNEELLSYYISFLRAIGGKLNKNTISLLVKTRNDEVVSFPLYVEAIRFAFHEENMIRAAVRAVTLNVYHVGDHSVNRYITSAPHTDYFSNLVSFFKKQCMDLNKLISDTQKNPGPDSKATITAAVDEIEDNLYYFSDVISAGIPDVERLITDSILTLLIFPVLLPSLRIVAANHVDQDIQSDVVTSLYLLCCILRIVKIKDLANTIVAALYYPIESLTKCFGGQVNGMIPDNGFTSEGDGIDNDNLAKNNNKGLVVNIPCSPNSSGFHPQSITMLNNGSSSNVALREVLLEYVTDGADLQVLGSLSVLATLLQTKELDESMLDGLGILPQRKQQKKLLLQALVGEASGEEQLFSSETSLTRDGIACELDVYLEKIKELYGVSFQLPNVMPSPRVPRFQVLDALVSLFCRSNISAETLWDGGWLLRQLFPYSESKFNNHHLKLLKISYENSACALEKEVKGFWPDLLITVLCDEWRKCKRAMESSYPPKEPKCVLFPPRMLFSEEEIPEGSSFTAGERMHELVKVFVLLHQLQMFTHGRTLPEQPLIYRPYDHRMDSRAQTSGLMSVPKPGTEMNLVNAVPCRIAFERGKERHFCFLAISVGTSGWLVLAEELPLKKSYGIVRVAAPLSGCNPRIDDKHPKWLHLRIRPSALPFLDPVKYSPHGKLKTKAFVDGRWILAFRDEESCKAAFLMILEEINYLCDEVHRRIKPLLKLETVLDISSSSAPVSEDSSSHTSPPNSL; via the exons ATGTGGTTTTCCTTCTGGAGATCCAAAGATCGTTTTTCCTTGGATCAACTTAG GTACTTAGCTGATCAGTTATCAAAAGTTCAAATAGTTAATGAGGTTAATAAG GATTTTGTTATTGAGGCACTGAGATCAATCGCGGAGTTGATAACATATGGTGACCAACACGACCCAAGCTTTTTTGA ATTTTTCATGGAAAATCAAGTTGTGGGGGATTTTGTACGTGTTCTAAAGCTTAGCAGGACTATTAGTATTCCACTTCAGTTGCTACAAACTGTTAGCATTATGATCCAAAACCTTCAAAGTGAACATGCTATATGTAAGTTGTTTGTCAAATGGAGTTCCATTTCTGCAGTCGCGTTCGCGTTATTTTCTACACTAGATTTAACAATGTTGATGGGCTTGGCTTTCTTCTTTATTGTTACTTTTGCAGATTATATGCTTAGTAATGAACATATGAACTTCCTAATTACATATTCATTTGATTTCCGCAATGAAGAGCTATTGTCATACTACATATCTTTTTTAAG AGCAATAGGTGGGAAATTAAACAAGAATACTATTTCTTTGCTTGTGAAGACTCGCAAT GATGAAGTAGTTTCATTTCCACTATATGTTGAGGCGATACGCTTTGCCTTTCATGAGGAGAACATGATTCGCGCTGCTGTGCGTGCTGTGACCCTTAATGTTTACCATG TTGGAGACCACTCTGTTAATAGATATATAACTAGCGCACCTCACACAGATTACTTCTCCAATCTGGTTTCTTTTTTTAAGAAGCAGTGTATGGATTTAAACAAACTGATCTCTGATACGCAGAA AAATCCAGGCCCAGACTCAAAGGCTACCATTACGGCTGCTGTAGATGAAATTGAGGACAATCTATATTACTTTAGTGATGTGATCTCTGCGGGAATTCCTGATGTTGAAAGGTTAATAACAGACAGCATTCTGACGCTTCTGATTTTTCCAGTACTTCTTCCTTCTCTAAGGATAGTGGCTGCTAAT CATGTTGACCAGGATATACAAAGTGATGTTGTCACTTCTCTCTACTTACTTTGTTGCATCTTGAGGATTGTCAAGATCAAAGATTTGGCAAATACAATAGTTGCTGCACTTTATTACCCCATAGAGTCCCTTACAAAATGTTTTGGGGGTCAAGTCAATGGAATGATACCTGATAATGGTTTTACTTCTGAAGGCGACGGGATAGATAATGATAATCTTGCCAAGAATAATAACAAAGGCTTGGTAGTCAATATTCCATGCTCACCTAATTCTTCAGGTTTTCATCCACAGAGTATCACCATGCTAAATAATGGTAGCAGTTCGAATGTGGCTTTGAG GGAAGTTTTGCTTGAATATGTAACTGACGGGGCTGATTTACAAGTTTTGGGTTCCTTAAGTGTGCTTGCCACTCTGCTGCAAACTAAAG AACTTGATGAGTCAATGCTAGATGGGCTTGGAATTCTTCCACAACGCAAACAGCAAAAAAAGCTCTTATTG CAAGCTTTGGTTGGTGAGGCTTCAGGGGAAGAACAACTTTTTTCTTCTGAAACTAGTTTGACAAGAGATGGCATTGCATGCGAGCTTGATGTTTATCTTGAAAAGATCAAG GAGTTGTATGGGGTATCTTTTCAGCTTCCAAATGTGATGCCAAGCCCTCGTGTACCTAGATTTCAG gtgCTTGATGCATTAGTGAGCCTCTTTTGCCGTTCTAATATATCTGCAGAGACGCTATGGGATGGTGGCTGGCTTTTACGCCAGTTGTTTCCTTACAGTGAGTCAAAATTCAACAACCACCACCTGAAATTGCTGAAA ATTTCATACGAGAATTCTGCTTGTGCTCTTGAAAAGGAAGTTAAAGGTTTCTGGCCTGACCTTCTTATTACCGTTCTTTGTGATGAGTGGAGAAAGTGCAAAAGAG CAATGGAGTCCTCATACCCTCCAAAAGAACCAAAGTGCGTGCTTTTTCCGCCTAGGATGCTATTTTCAGAAG AAGAAATACCTGAGGGATCATCATTTACTGCTGGAGAAAGAATGCATGAGTTGGTGAAG GTATTTGTACTTCTGCACCAACTTCAGATGTTCACTCACGGTAGAACTTTGCCTGAGCAACCTCTTATTTATCGTCCTTATGATCATCGTATGGATTCTCGAGCCCAGACTTCTGGTCTTATGTCAGTTCCAAAGCCAGGCACTGAAATGAACCTTG TTAATGCCGTGCCTTGTAGAATTGCTTTTGAAAGGGGCAAAGAGCGCCATTTTTGTTTTTTAGCAATCTCTGTAGGAACATCTGGTTGGCTTGTGCTTGCAGAAGAATTGCCTCTGAAGAAGTCCTATGGAATTGTTCGGGTTGCCGCACCTTTGTCTGGGTGCAAT CCCAGGATTGATGATAAGCATCCAAAATGGTTACACCTGCGGATCCGGCCTTCTGCTCTACCTTTTCTGGATCCTGTCAAGTACAGTCCTCATGGGAAGTTAAAGACAAAAGCTTTTGTTGATGGAAGATGGATATTGGCGTTCAGGGACGAGGAGTCTTGCAAAGCTGCTTTTCTCATGATTCTTGAAGAGATTAATTACCTATGCGACGAGGTTCATAGAAGAATAAAACCGTTGCTCAAGCTTGAAACAGTGCTAGACATATCAAGTTCGTCTGCACCTGTTTCAGAGGATTCCTCTTCACATACATCACCTCCCAATTCATTGTAA
- the LOC131642266 gene encoding protein TRANSPARENT TESTA 9-like isoform X2, giving the protein MWFSFWRSKDRFSLDQLRYLADQLSKVQIVNEVNKDFVIEALRSIAELITYGDQHDPSFFEFFMENQVVGDFVRVLKLSRTISIPLQLLQTVSIMIQNLQSEHAIYYMLSNEHMNFLITYSFDFRNEELLSYYISFLRAIGGKLNKNTISLLVKTRNSGKIASPVSQDEVVSFPLYVEAIRFAFHEENMIRAAVRAVTLNVYHVGDHSVNRYITSAPHTDYFSNLVSFFKKQCMDLNKLISDTQKNPGPDSKATITAAVDEIEDNLYYFSDVISAGIPDVERLITDSILTLLIFPVLLPSLRIVAANHVDQDIQSDVVTSLYLLCCILRIVKIKDLANTIVAALYYPIESLTKCFGGQVNGMIPDNGFTSEGDGIDNDNLAKNNNKGLVVNIPCSPNSSGFHPQSITMLNNGSSSNVALREVLLEYVTDGADLQVLGSLSVLATLLQTKELDESMLDGLGILPQRKQQKKLLLQALVGEASGEEQLFSSETSLTRDGIACELDVYLEKIKELYGVSFQLPNVMPSPRVPRFQVLDALVSLFCRSNISAETLWDGGWLLRQLFPYSESKFNNHHLKLLKISYENSACALEKEVKGFWPDLLITVLCDEWRKCKRAMESSYPPKEPKCVLFPPRMLFSEEEIPEGSSFTAGERMHELVKVFVLLHQLQMFTHGRTLPEQPLIYRPYDHRMDSRAQTSGLMSVPKPGTEMNLVNAVPCRIAFERGKERHFCFLAISVGTSGWLVLAEELPLKKSYGIVRVAAPLSGCNPRIDDKHPKWLHLRIRPSALPFLDPVKYSPHGKLKTKAFVDGRWILAFRDEESCKAAFLMILEEINYLCDEVHRRIKPLLKLETVLDISSSSAPVSEDSSSHTSPPNSL; this is encoded by the exons ATGTGGTTTTCCTTCTGGAGATCCAAAGATCGTTTTTCCTTGGATCAACTTAG GTACTTAGCTGATCAGTTATCAAAAGTTCAAATAGTTAATGAGGTTAATAAG GATTTTGTTATTGAGGCACTGAGATCAATCGCGGAGTTGATAACATATGGTGACCAACACGACCCAAGCTTTTTTGA ATTTTTCATGGAAAATCAAGTTGTGGGGGATTTTGTACGTGTTCTAAAGCTTAGCAGGACTATTAGTATTCCACTTCAGTTGCTACAAACTGTTAGCATTATGATCCAAAACCTTCAAAGTGAACATGCTATAT ATTATATGCTTAGTAATGAACATATGAACTTCCTAATTACATATTCATTTGATTTCCGCAATGAAGAGCTATTGTCATACTACATATCTTTTTTAAG AGCAATAGGTGGGAAATTAAACAAGAATACTATTTCTTTGCTTGTGAAGACTCGCAAT TCTGGAAAAATTGCTAGTCCTGTAAGCCAG GATGAAGTAGTTTCATTTCCACTATATGTTGAGGCGATACGCTTTGCCTTTCATGAGGAGAACATGATTCGCGCTGCTGTGCGTGCTGTGACCCTTAATGTTTACCATG TTGGAGACCACTCTGTTAATAGATATATAACTAGCGCACCTCACACAGATTACTTCTCCAATCTGGTTTCTTTTTTTAAGAAGCAGTGTATGGATTTAAACAAACTGATCTCTGATACGCAGAA AAATCCAGGCCCAGACTCAAAGGCTACCATTACGGCTGCTGTAGATGAAATTGAGGACAATCTATATTACTTTAGTGATGTGATCTCTGCGGGAATTCCTGATGTTGAAAGGTTAATAACAGACAGCATTCTGACGCTTCTGATTTTTCCAGTACTTCTTCCTTCTCTAAGGATAGTGGCTGCTAAT CATGTTGACCAGGATATACAAAGTGATGTTGTCACTTCTCTCTACTTACTTTGTTGCATCTTGAGGATTGTCAAGATCAAAGATTTGGCAAATACAATAGTTGCTGCACTTTATTACCCCATAGAGTCCCTTACAAAATGTTTTGGGGGTCAAGTCAATGGAATGATACCTGATAATGGTTTTACTTCTGAAGGCGACGGGATAGATAATGATAATCTTGCCAAGAATAATAACAAAGGCTTGGTAGTCAATATTCCATGCTCACCTAATTCTTCAGGTTTTCATCCACAGAGTATCACCATGCTAAATAATGGTAGCAGTTCGAATGTGGCTTTGAG GGAAGTTTTGCTTGAATATGTAACTGACGGGGCTGATTTACAAGTTTTGGGTTCCTTAAGTGTGCTTGCCACTCTGCTGCAAACTAAAG AACTTGATGAGTCAATGCTAGATGGGCTTGGAATTCTTCCACAACGCAAACAGCAAAAAAAGCTCTTATTG CAAGCTTTGGTTGGTGAGGCTTCAGGGGAAGAACAACTTTTTTCTTCTGAAACTAGTTTGACAAGAGATGGCATTGCATGCGAGCTTGATGTTTATCTTGAAAAGATCAAG GAGTTGTATGGGGTATCTTTTCAGCTTCCAAATGTGATGCCAAGCCCTCGTGTACCTAGATTTCAG gtgCTTGATGCATTAGTGAGCCTCTTTTGCCGTTCTAATATATCTGCAGAGACGCTATGGGATGGTGGCTGGCTTTTACGCCAGTTGTTTCCTTACAGTGAGTCAAAATTCAACAACCACCACCTGAAATTGCTGAAA ATTTCATACGAGAATTCTGCTTGTGCTCTTGAAAAGGAAGTTAAAGGTTTCTGGCCTGACCTTCTTATTACCGTTCTTTGTGATGAGTGGAGAAAGTGCAAAAGAG CAATGGAGTCCTCATACCCTCCAAAAGAACCAAAGTGCGTGCTTTTTCCGCCTAGGATGCTATTTTCAGAAG AAGAAATACCTGAGGGATCATCATTTACTGCTGGAGAAAGAATGCATGAGTTGGTGAAG GTATTTGTACTTCTGCACCAACTTCAGATGTTCACTCACGGTAGAACTTTGCCTGAGCAACCTCTTATTTATCGTCCTTATGATCATCGTATGGATTCTCGAGCCCAGACTTCTGGTCTTATGTCAGTTCCAAAGCCAGGCACTGAAATGAACCTTG TTAATGCCGTGCCTTGTAGAATTGCTTTTGAAAGGGGCAAAGAGCGCCATTTTTGTTTTTTAGCAATCTCTGTAGGAACATCTGGTTGGCTTGTGCTTGCAGAAGAATTGCCTCTGAAGAAGTCCTATGGAATTGTTCGGGTTGCCGCACCTTTGTCTGGGTGCAAT CCCAGGATTGATGATAAGCATCCAAAATGGTTACACCTGCGGATCCGGCCTTCTGCTCTACCTTTTCTGGATCCTGTCAAGTACAGTCCTCATGGGAAGTTAAAGACAAAAGCTTTTGTTGATGGAAGATGGATATTGGCGTTCAGGGACGAGGAGTCTTGCAAAGCTGCTTTTCTCATGATTCTTGAAGAGATTAATTACCTATGCGACGAGGTTCATAGAAGAATAAAACCGTTGCTCAAGCTTGAAACAGTGCTAGACATATCAAGTTCGTCTGCACCTGTTTCAGAGGATTCCTCTTCACATACATCACCTCCCAATTCATTGTAA
- the LOC131642266 gene encoding protein TRANSPARENT TESTA 9-like isoform X3 has protein sequence MWFSFWRSKDRFSLDQLRYLADQLSKVQIVNEVNKDFVIEALRSIAELITYGDQHDPSFFEFFMENQVVGDFVRVLKLSRTISIPLQLLQTVSIMIQNLQSEHAIYYMLSNEHMNFLITYSFDFRNEELLSYYISFLRAIGGKLNKNTISLLVKTRNSGKIASPVSQDEVVSFPLYVEAIRFAFHEENMIRAAVRAVTLNVYHVGDHSVNRYITSAPHTDYFSNLVSFFKKQCMDLNKLISDTQKNPGPDSKATITAAVDEIEDNLYYFSDVISAGIPDVERLITDSILTLLIFPVLLPSLRIVAANDIQSDVVTSLYLLCCILRIVKIKDLANTIVAALYYPIESLTKCFGGQVNGMIPDNGFTSEGDGIDNDNLAKNNNKGLVVNIPCSPNSSGFHPQSITMLNNGSSSNVALREVLLEYVTDGADLQVLGSLSVLATLLQTKELDESMLDGLGILPQRKQQKKLLLQALVGEASGEEQLFSSETSLTRDGIACELDVYLEKIKELYGVSFQLPNVMPSPRVPRFQVLDALVSLFCRSNISAETLWDGGWLLRQLFPYSESKFNNHHLKLLKISYENSACALEKEVKGFWPDLLITVLCDEWRKCKRAMESSYPPKEPKCVLFPPRMLFSEEEIPEGSSFTAGERMHELVKVFVLLHQLQMFTHGRTLPEQPLIYRPYDHRMDSRAQTSGLMSVPKPGTEMNLVNAVPCRIAFERGKERHFCFLAISVGTSGWLVLAEELPLKKSYGIVRVAAPLSGCNPRIDDKHPKWLHLRIRPSALPFLDPVKYSPHGKLKTKAFVDGRWILAFRDEESCKAAFLMILEEINYLCDEVHRRIKPLLKLETVLDISSSSAPVSEDSSSHTSPPNSL, from the exons ATGTGGTTTTCCTTCTGGAGATCCAAAGATCGTTTTTCCTTGGATCAACTTAG GTACTTAGCTGATCAGTTATCAAAAGTTCAAATAGTTAATGAGGTTAATAAG GATTTTGTTATTGAGGCACTGAGATCAATCGCGGAGTTGATAACATATGGTGACCAACACGACCCAAGCTTTTTTGA ATTTTTCATGGAAAATCAAGTTGTGGGGGATTTTGTACGTGTTCTAAAGCTTAGCAGGACTATTAGTATTCCACTTCAGTTGCTACAAACTGTTAGCATTATGATCCAAAACCTTCAAAGTGAACATGCTATAT ATTATATGCTTAGTAATGAACATATGAACTTCCTAATTACATATTCATTTGATTTCCGCAATGAAGAGCTATTGTCATACTACATATCTTTTTTAAG AGCAATAGGTGGGAAATTAAACAAGAATACTATTTCTTTGCTTGTGAAGACTCGCAAT TCTGGAAAAATTGCTAGTCCTGTAAGCCAG GATGAAGTAGTTTCATTTCCACTATATGTTGAGGCGATACGCTTTGCCTTTCATGAGGAGAACATGATTCGCGCTGCTGTGCGTGCTGTGACCCTTAATGTTTACCATG TTGGAGACCACTCTGTTAATAGATATATAACTAGCGCACCTCACACAGATTACTTCTCCAATCTGGTTTCTTTTTTTAAGAAGCAGTGTATGGATTTAAACAAACTGATCTCTGATACGCAGAA AAATCCAGGCCCAGACTCAAAGGCTACCATTACGGCTGCTGTAGATGAAATTGAGGACAATCTATATTACTTTAGTGATGTGATCTCTGCGGGAATTCCTGATGTTGAAAGGTTAATAACAGACAGCATTCTGACGCTTCTGATTTTTCCAGTACTTCTTCCTTCTCTAAGGATAGTGGCTGCTAAT GATATACAAAGTGATGTTGTCACTTCTCTCTACTTACTTTGTTGCATCTTGAGGATTGTCAAGATCAAAGATTTGGCAAATACAATAGTTGCTGCACTTTATTACCCCATAGAGTCCCTTACAAAATGTTTTGGGGGTCAAGTCAATGGAATGATACCTGATAATGGTTTTACTTCTGAAGGCGACGGGATAGATAATGATAATCTTGCCAAGAATAATAACAAAGGCTTGGTAGTCAATATTCCATGCTCACCTAATTCTTCAGGTTTTCATCCACAGAGTATCACCATGCTAAATAATGGTAGCAGTTCGAATGTGGCTTTGAG GGAAGTTTTGCTTGAATATGTAACTGACGGGGCTGATTTACAAGTTTTGGGTTCCTTAAGTGTGCTTGCCACTCTGCTGCAAACTAAAG AACTTGATGAGTCAATGCTAGATGGGCTTGGAATTCTTCCACAACGCAAACAGCAAAAAAAGCTCTTATTG CAAGCTTTGGTTGGTGAGGCTTCAGGGGAAGAACAACTTTTTTCTTCTGAAACTAGTTTGACAAGAGATGGCATTGCATGCGAGCTTGATGTTTATCTTGAAAAGATCAAG GAGTTGTATGGGGTATCTTTTCAGCTTCCAAATGTGATGCCAAGCCCTCGTGTACCTAGATTTCAG gtgCTTGATGCATTAGTGAGCCTCTTTTGCCGTTCTAATATATCTGCAGAGACGCTATGGGATGGTGGCTGGCTTTTACGCCAGTTGTTTCCTTACAGTGAGTCAAAATTCAACAACCACCACCTGAAATTGCTGAAA ATTTCATACGAGAATTCTGCTTGTGCTCTTGAAAAGGAAGTTAAAGGTTTCTGGCCTGACCTTCTTATTACCGTTCTTTGTGATGAGTGGAGAAAGTGCAAAAGAG CAATGGAGTCCTCATACCCTCCAAAAGAACCAAAGTGCGTGCTTTTTCCGCCTAGGATGCTATTTTCAGAAG AAGAAATACCTGAGGGATCATCATTTACTGCTGGAGAAAGAATGCATGAGTTGGTGAAG GTATTTGTACTTCTGCACCAACTTCAGATGTTCACTCACGGTAGAACTTTGCCTGAGCAACCTCTTATTTATCGTCCTTATGATCATCGTATGGATTCTCGAGCCCAGACTTCTGGTCTTATGTCAGTTCCAAAGCCAGGCACTGAAATGAACCTTG TTAATGCCGTGCCTTGTAGAATTGCTTTTGAAAGGGGCAAAGAGCGCCATTTTTGTTTTTTAGCAATCTCTGTAGGAACATCTGGTTGGCTTGTGCTTGCAGAAGAATTGCCTCTGAAGAAGTCCTATGGAATTGTTCGGGTTGCCGCACCTTTGTCTGGGTGCAAT CCCAGGATTGATGATAAGCATCCAAAATGGTTACACCTGCGGATCCGGCCTTCTGCTCTACCTTTTCTGGATCCTGTCAAGTACAGTCCTCATGGGAAGTTAAAGACAAAAGCTTTTGTTGATGGAAGATGGATATTGGCGTTCAGGGACGAGGAGTCTTGCAAAGCTGCTTTTCTCATGATTCTTGAAGAGATTAATTACCTATGCGACGAGGTTCATAGAAGAATAAAACCGTTGCTCAAGCTTGAAACAGTGCTAGACATATCAAGTTCGTCTGCACCTGTTTCAGAGGATTCCTCTTCACATACATCACCTCCCAATTCATTGTAA
- the LOC131642266 gene encoding protein TRANSPARENT TESTA 9-like isoform X4 produces the protein MWFSFWRSKDRFSLDQLRYLADQLSKVQIVNEVNKDFVIEALRSIAELITYGDQHDPSFFEFFMENQVVGDFVRVLKLSRTISIPLQLLQTVSIMIQNLQSEHAIYYMLSNEHMNFLITYSFDFRNEELLSYYISFLRAIGGKLNKNTISLLVKTRNDEVVSFPLYVEAIRFAFHEENMIRAAVRAVTLNVYHVGDHSVNRYITSAPHTDYFSNLVSFFKKQCMDLNKLISDTQKNPGPDSKATITAAVDEIEDNLYYFSDVISAGIPDVERLITDSILTLLIFPVLLPSLRIVAANHVDQDIQSDVVTSLYLLCCILRIVKIKDLANTIVAALYYPIESLTKCFGGQVNGMIPDNGFTSEGDGIDNDNLAKNNNKGLVVNIPCSPNSSGFHPQSITMLNNGSSSNVALREVLLEYVTDGADLQVLGSLSVLATLLQTKELDESMLDGLGILPQRKQQKKLLLQALVGEASGEEQLFSSETSLTRDGIACELDVYLEKIKELYGVSFQLPNVMPSPRVPRFQVLDALVSLFCRSNISAETLWDGGWLLRQLFPYSESKFNNHHLKLLKISYENSACALEKEVKGFWPDLLITVLCDEWRKCKRAMESSYPPKEPKCVLFPPRMLFSEEEIPEGSSFTAGERMHELVKVFVLLHQLQMFTHGRTLPEQPLIYRPYDHRMDSRAQTSGLMSVPKPGTEMNLVNAVPCRIAFERGKERHFCFLAISVGTSGWLVLAEELPLKKSYGIVRVAAPLSGCNPRIDDKHPKWLHLRIRPSALPFLDPVKYSPHGKLKTKAFVDGRWILAFRDEESCKAAFLMILEEINYLCDEVHRRIKPLLKLETVLDISSSSAPVSEDSSSHTSPPNSL, from the exons ATGTGGTTTTCCTTCTGGAGATCCAAAGATCGTTTTTCCTTGGATCAACTTAG GTACTTAGCTGATCAGTTATCAAAAGTTCAAATAGTTAATGAGGTTAATAAG GATTTTGTTATTGAGGCACTGAGATCAATCGCGGAGTTGATAACATATGGTGACCAACACGACCCAAGCTTTTTTGA ATTTTTCATGGAAAATCAAGTTGTGGGGGATTTTGTACGTGTTCTAAAGCTTAGCAGGACTATTAGTATTCCACTTCAGTTGCTACAAACTGTTAGCATTATGATCCAAAACCTTCAAAGTGAACATGCTATAT ATTATATGCTTAGTAATGAACATATGAACTTCCTAATTACATATTCATTTGATTTCCGCAATGAAGAGCTATTGTCATACTACATATCTTTTTTAAG AGCAATAGGTGGGAAATTAAACAAGAATACTATTTCTTTGCTTGTGAAGACTCGCAAT GATGAAGTAGTTTCATTTCCACTATATGTTGAGGCGATACGCTTTGCCTTTCATGAGGAGAACATGATTCGCGCTGCTGTGCGTGCTGTGACCCTTAATGTTTACCATG TTGGAGACCACTCTGTTAATAGATATATAACTAGCGCACCTCACACAGATTACTTCTCCAATCTGGTTTCTTTTTTTAAGAAGCAGTGTATGGATTTAAACAAACTGATCTCTGATACGCAGAA AAATCCAGGCCCAGACTCAAAGGCTACCATTACGGCTGCTGTAGATGAAATTGAGGACAATCTATATTACTTTAGTGATGTGATCTCTGCGGGAATTCCTGATGTTGAAAGGTTAATAACAGACAGCATTCTGACGCTTCTGATTTTTCCAGTACTTCTTCCTTCTCTAAGGATAGTGGCTGCTAAT CATGTTGACCAGGATATACAAAGTGATGTTGTCACTTCTCTCTACTTACTTTGTTGCATCTTGAGGATTGTCAAGATCAAAGATTTGGCAAATACAATAGTTGCTGCACTTTATTACCCCATAGAGTCCCTTACAAAATGTTTTGGGGGTCAAGTCAATGGAATGATACCTGATAATGGTTTTACTTCTGAAGGCGACGGGATAGATAATGATAATCTTGCCAAGAATAATAACAAAGGCTTGGTAGTCAATATTCCATGCTCACCTAATTCTTCAGGTTTTCATCCACAGAGTATCACCATGCTAAATAATGGTAGCAGTTCGAATGTGGCTTTGAG GGAAGTTTTGCTTGAATATGTAACTGACGGGGCTGATTTACAAGTTTTGGGTTCCTTAAGTGTGCTTGCCACTCTGCTGCAAACTAAAG AACTTGATGAGTCAATGCTAGATGGGCTTGGAATTCTTCCACAACGCAAACAGCAAAAAAAGCTCTTATTG CAAGCTTTGGTTGGTGAGGCTTCAGGGGAAGAACAACTTTTTTCTTCTGAAACTAGTTTGACAAGAGATGGCATTGCATGCGAGCTTGATGTTTATCTTGAAAAGATCAAG GAGTTGTATGGGGTATCTTTTCAGCTTCCAAATGTGATGCCAAGCCCTCGTGTACCTAGATTTCAG gtgCTTGATGCATTAGTGAGCCTCTTTTGCCGTTCTAATATATCTGCAGAGACGCTATGGGATGGTGGCTGGCTTTTACGCCAGTTGTTTCCTTACAGTGAGTCAAAATTCAACAACCACCACCTGAAATTGCTGAAA ATTTCATACGAGAATTCTGCTTGTGCTCTTGAAAAGGAAGTTAAAGGTTTCTGGCCTGACCTTCTTATTACCGTTCTTTGTGATGAGTGGAGAAAGTGCAAAAGAG CAATGGAGTCCTCATACCCTCCAAAAGAACCAAAGTGCGTGCTTTTTCCGCCTAGGATGCTATTTTCAGAAG AAGAAATACCTGAGGGATCATCATTTACTGCTGGAGAAAGAATGCATGAGTTGGTGAAG GTATTTGTACTTCTGCACCAACTTCAGATGTTCACTCACGGTAGAACTTTGCCTGAGCAACCTCTTATTTATCGTCCTTATGATCATCGTATGGATTCTCGAGCCCAGACTTCTGGTCTTATGTCAGTTCCAAAGCCAGGCACTGAAATGAACCTTG TTAATGCCGTGCCTTGTAGAATTGCTTTTGAAAGGGGCAAAGAGCGCCATTTTTGTTTTTTAGCAATCTCTGTAGGAACATCTGGTTGGCTTGTGCTTGCAGAAGAATTGCCTCTGAAGAAGTCCTATGGAATTGTTCGGGTTGCCGCACCTTTGTCTGGGTGCAAT CCCAGGATTGATGATAAGCATCCAAAATGGTTACACCTGCGGATCCGGCCTTCTGCTCTACCTTTTCTGGATCCTGTCAAGTACAGTCCTCATGGGAAGTTAAAGACAAAAGCTTTTGTTGATGGAAGATGGATATTGGCGTTCAGGGACGAGGAGTCTTGCAAAGCTGCTTTTCTCATGATTCTTGAAGAGATTAATTACCTATGCGACGAGGTTCATAGAAGAATAAAACCGTTGCTCAAGCTTGAAACAGTGCTAGACATATCAAGTTCGTCTGCACCTGTTTCAGAGGATTCCTCTTCACATACATCACCTCCCAATTCATTGTAA